TCCTGGGGGCAACGTCACCATCACCTACAGCTATGCCGGGGCCAGAGCACCCCTGGGCCAGGGCTTCCTGCTCTCCTACAGCCAAGGTACGCCAGATAGGGAGGTCTCTAGAACTAGAACAACAGGTAGTAGAAGCCCtagggaggaggggaggatgCCACCGGCTCCCCTGTTTCacaccttctctgtgcctcctgcagATTGGCTGATGTGTCTGCCCGAAGAGTTCCAGTGCCTGAACCACCGCTGCGTGCCCTTGGCCCACCGCTGCGACAGCATCGATGCCTGTGGCGATGGCTCTGATGAGGCAGGCTGCAGCTCAGACCCCTTCCCTGACCTGACCCCggcccctgtccccaccccaccctgcaaTCACACCTTGGAAGACTTTTATGGGGTCTTCTCTTCCCCGGGCTACACACACCTGGCCTCCGTCTCCCACCCCCAGTCCTGCCTCTGGCTGCTGGACCCCCATGACGGTCGGCGGCTGGCAGTGCGCTTCACGGCTCTGGACCTAGGCTATGGAGATGCGGTACATGTGTATGATGGCCCTGGGCCTCCCAAGACCTCTAGGCTGCTGCGCAGCCTCACCCACTTCAGCAACGGCAAGGCTGTCACCGTGGAGACGCTGTCCGGCCAGGCCATTGTGGCCTACCATACAGTTGCCTGGAGCAATGGCCGCGGCTTCAATGCCACCTACCATGTGCGGGGCTACTGCCTGCCCTGGGATCGACCCTGCGGCTTGGGCGCCAGCCTGGGGGCCAGCGAAGGCCTGGGGGAGCGCTGCTACAGTGACGCGCAGCGCTGTGACGGCTCCTGGGACTGTGCCGATGGCACAGACGAGGAAAACTGCCCCAGCTGCCCACCCGGACACTTCCCCTGCGGGGCGCCGGGCACCCCCGGGGCCACCGCCTGCTACCTGCCTGCTGACCGCTGCAACTACCAGACCTTCTGCTCCGACGGAGCAGACGAGAGACGCTGCCGGCACTGCCAGCCTGGCAACTTCCGTTGCCGGGATGAGAAGTGCGTGTATGAGACCTGGGTGTGCGATGGGCAGCCAGACTGCGCCGACGGCAGCGACGAGTGGGACTGCTCCTACGCCCTACCGCGCAAGGTCATCACAGCCGCTGTCATTGGCAGCCTGATATGC
This Mustela nigripes isolate SB6536 chromosome 13, MUSNIG.SB6536, whole genome shotgun sequence DNA region includes the following protein-coding sequences:
- the LRP10 gene encoding low-density lipoprotein receptor-related protein 10 isoform X2 produces the protein MCLPEEFQCLNHRCVPLAHRCDSIDACGDGSDEAGCSSDPFPDLTPAPVPTPPCNHTLEDFYGVFSSPGYTHLASVSHPQSCLWLLDPHDGRRLAVRFTALDLGYGDAVHVYDGPGPPKTSRLLRSLTHFSNGKAVTVETLSGQAIVAYHTVAWSNGRGFNATYHVRGYCLPWDRPCGLGASLGASEGLGERCYSDAQRCDGSWDCADGTDEENCPSCPPGHFPCGAPGTPGATACYLPADRCNYQTFCSDGADERRCRHCQPGNFRCRDEKCVYETWVCDGQPDCADGSDEWDCSYALPRKVITAAVIGSLICGLLLVIALGCTCKLYAIRTQEYSIFAPLSRMEAEIVQQQAPPSYGQLIAQGAIPPVEDFPTENPNDNSVLGNLRSLLQILRQDMTPGGASGARRRQRGRSVRRLVRRLRRWGLLPRANPPARSPETRSQVTPSSAPLESPDGNTGPAREGGAVGGQDGEQAPLLPVKAPLPPTSASPAPTNVSEAPGPLPSIPLEPSLLSGVVQALRGRLLPSFRPPGPPRTPPEPHTTVLSPEDEDDVLLLPLAEPGVWVVEAEDEPLLV